The Streptomyces kanamyceticus DNA segment CTGCTTCTCCTTCGGGGCCCTGGGGGCGTGGAGATCATCCTTACCTGGGGAGCCTGCCACGACAACCGATTCTTGGCAACCACCAGGTCTTTTCTGCCTCAGGCAACTGCCCACGACACTCCCGACGGGCAGACGCGGACCCCGTCGGGAGGCGTCCGCCCGGGTCACGGTCAGCGGATGGCGAAGGTGTCGTATATGCCACGCGGTGTGTCCCAGATCTCGGTGACCCCATCGACCCGCCCGGGTGTGTCGCCCTCGCGAAGCCAGTCGAGCAGGGTCTGGCACCCGGCCCGGGGACCCTCGGCGACGACTTGCACACGGCCGTCGTCCAGATTGAGAGCAAAACCACTCAGGCCGCCGATCTCCAGCGCCTTGGCCCGCGTGAACCAGCGGAAACCCACAGCCTGCACGCGTCCTCGCACCCAGGCGGTGAGTCGCACTTCTTCATTCATGGCTGCACGCTAACCGGCCAATTGCTCTGGAGGCACTTCGCCCTCATCTGCCATCGCGTACAGTCCGGATTCGATGAGCCTCACCCGTATGGGCGAGTCACGTTGATCGTAAGGACGAAAGGCCAGGAGATGGGACGCCACCGACGCTCCGGCGCTGGGCGGGCCGCCGCCACCCCCGAGAACCACCCCGGGACGGTGTCGCACCGCCGCAGGGGCCGGGCCTTCAAGCCGGTCCGCACGGGCCTGCTCGGCGTCTCCGCCGCCGTCGCGATGGGTGCCGTAGCGGTCGCCTCCGGTGTACTGCCCGGCAGCGACAGCTACCAACTGGGCGGCGACGAGCCCGCCAAGGTGCGCTCGGCGGGCTCGCCGTCCGCGGTCGACACCCAGGGCGGTTCGGGCGGCAGCGCCGAGCGCGGCGAGGCGTCCGCGCCCAGCCGTGGCACCGGTCGGCCCGAGGCCCCCGCGCCCACCCCCTCCAAGGCCGACCCCGAGCCGTCGAAGACGCCGGGGAAGAGCGCCGAGAAGCCGACGCCGAAGGCGCCGGAGCCCGACGCCGACAAGAACGACAAGAGCGACAAGAAGAAGGCGCCGAGCCCGTCGCGTACGCCGCGGGAGAAGCCCGATGCTCCCGCGCCGAGCGTGCAGTCGCCGTCCGCCGAGAGCGCGGCCGAGGCCGCGGTGCTCACCCTGGTCAATCAGGAGCGGGCGAAGGCGGGCTGCCGTCCGGTGCGCGCGGACAGCAAGCTGGCGAAGCTGGCCGGTGACTTCAGCGCGGACATGGCGGCACGCGACTTCTTCGCCCACACCGATCCGGACGGCGCGACCCCGTGGGACCGCGCCGAGAAGGCCGGCATTCCCGACCTGGGCGGCGAGAACATCGCCCGCGGCCAGGCCGACGCCCAGTCGGTGATGGACGCCTGGATGAACAGCGCGGGCCACCGCGCCAACATCCTGAACTGCGACTACAAGACCATGGGCGTCGGCGTGCACTTCGGCACCGGTGGTCCCTGGTGGACGCAGGACTTCGGCTTCTGAGGCTTCGTCTGAGGCTTCGGGAGCGAGCCCACCCAGCACTAACTCACAGTTAGCGCAACCCGTCAGTCAGCGCTGTGCGGGAGTAGGGTGTCCTCATGGACTCCACGGACCTCGCCTACGACGTGTTCGCCAAGCAGTGCCCGTCCCGGACCACGCTCGAACACGTCACGGGACGCTGGGGCGCACTCACCCTCGGCGCCCTGCACGAGGGCACGTTCCGCTTCAACGAACTGCGCCGCCGCGTCGACGGCGTGAGCGAGAAGATGCTGTCCCAGACCCTGCACGCGCTGGAGCGCGACGGCCTGGTGCGGCGCGACGCGCAGCCCACCAACCCGCCCCGGGTGGACTATCAACTGACGCCGCTGGGACGGGAGATCGCCGAACGGCTGCTCACCCTGATCGACTTCGTGCAGAGCAGGCAGGACGACGTGCACAAGGCGCAGGAGAGTTACGACGAGGCGCGCGGCGGCCGCTGACAGCGCGGGCAGAAATAGCTGGACCGGTTCATCCAGGGGCGCCTGCGGATCGCGGTCCCGCACCTGCGGCAGGGCTCGTCCTCGCGGCCGTAGGCGTCCAACGACCGGTCGAAATAGCCCGATTCGCCGTTCACGTTGACGTAGAGGCTGTCGAAGCTGGTGCCTCCCACCGCGAGGGCCGCGTTCATCACGTCCCGTACGTGGCCCAGGAGTTCGGCCGTGCGTGGGCGCGTGAAGGTGCCGGTGGGCCGCTCGTAGTGCAGCCGCGACCGCCACAGCGCCTCGTCCGCGTAGATGTTGCCGACGCCGCTGATCAACGACTGGTCGAGCAGCGCCCGCTTGATCGTGGTGCGCCGCCCGCGCAGCGCGAGGTGGAACGCCGCGTCGTCGAACGCCTCATCGAGCGGATCGCGGGCGATGTGCGCGATGACGTCCGGCAGCCCGTCGGCGGTGTTGTCGTGGAGCGAGAGACCGCCGAAGGTGCGCTGGTCGACGAAGCGTAGCTCGGTGCCCTGGGCATCGTCGAAGCGGACTCGGATCCGCAGGTGCTTCTCGTCGTCGGCGTCGTGCGGCTGCACCAGGAGCTGGCCGCTCATGCCGAGATGAGCGAGCACGGACTGCGCGGAGTCGGCGAGCGGCAGCCACAGATACTTGCCGCGGCGCTGCGCGAGCCCGATCCTGTGCCCCTTCAGCCGCGCCCCGAAGTCCTCACCGCCCGCGACGTGCCGCCGCACGGCACGCGGATGCAGCACCTGCACGTCGGAGACGACCCGCCCACTGACCCAGCGCTCAAGACCGCGCCGTACGACTTCGACTTCGGGCAGCTCGGGCATGTCCGCTCCGGGGCGATGAGAGGTGTGAGGGGTGCGAGGGAAAAGCGCGGTGCCGGTCGCCCCCCGAACAGGGGCGACCGGCACCAAAGGATAGGCGGGCCGTCAGGCCGAGGGGGTGTCGGCGGTCCCCTCGGGCTGCACAGCAGCGGCGGCGGCTTCCGCCGCCTTCAGCCGCTCGTCCGCGGCCGCGCGAATCGCGCGCCACGCGGACTCCGCGGCCTGCTGCTCCGCTTCCTTCTTGCTGCGGCCGGTGCCGGTGCCGTACGAGACGCCTCCGACGCGGGCGGCAGCAGTAAAGGTCTTCTCGTGGTCCGGGCCGCTCTCCGTGACGAGGTACTCGGGCACGCCGAGGCTCTCCATCGCGGTGAGCTCCTGAAGACTGGTCTTCCAGTCCAGGCCCGCACCCAGGTTCGAGGACTTTTCGATCAGCGGGTCGAAGAGCCGGTGCACCAGCTCACCCGCCGCGTCCAGACCCTGGTCCAGATAGACCGCGCCGATCACCGCTTCAAGGGTGTCGGCGAGGATGGATGCCTTGTCCCGGCCTCCCGTGCCCTCTTCGCCCCGGCCGAGCCGGATGAAGGAGCCGAGTTCGAGGCCGCGGCTGACCTCCGCCAGCGCACGCGAATTGACCACCGCGGCCCGCAACTTGGCCAGCTGGCCTTCGGGCAGGTCGGGGTGGGTGGTGTACAGCGTGTCCGTGACGACGAGACCGAGCACGGAGTCCCCGAGGAACTCGAGCCGCTCATTCGTCGGCAGACCGCCGTTCTCGTACGCGTACGAACGGTGGGTCAGCGCACGCACCAGAAGGGCGGACTCGAGCTTGTACCCGAGCCGCCCTTCCAGAAGCGTGTGGGACGAGGCCGTTGTCTCCGCCAATTTCTTGGCGTCTTCCGCCTTCTTGGGGCTAGACACGGTGCCTCTCACCAGCCGCTCAGACCTCGAGGACCTGGCGCTTGTTGTAGGTGCCGCAGCTCGGGCACGCGATGTGCTGCTGCTTGGGCTCCTGGCAACGCTCACACGAAACCAGGGTGGGGACCGCAGCCTTCCACTGCGACCGGCGGTGGCGCGTGTTGCTGCGCGACATCTTCCGCTTCGGAACAGCCACGGCTACTTCTCCTGCTTCTCGTCGGCGTGCGCTGATCGAGGCGCGCCGCCGCTCATCTCGTCCTTCTCGCCGTCCTGGATGGTCCCGGCGAGTCCTTGCAGTGCCGCCCAACGAATGTCGACGGCTTCGTGGTGGTGGTCCGGGTCGTCCGCGAGCCGCACTCCACATTCGGAGCACAGGCCCTGACAGTCGTCCTGGCACACCGGCTGCATCGGCAGTGCGAGCACCACCGCATCACGCAGCACAGGCTCGAGGTCGAACAAGCCGTCCTCGAGATAGAGCCTGTCCTCGTCTTCCTCGGCGTCGTCGGCCGGTTCCGCGGTGCGGCCCCGGTCGTCGGCGTCAGGGTACGAGAACATCTCCTGGAAGTCCGCGTCGAGCTCAAGCTCGAGCGGCTCCAGACACCTTACGCACTCCCCCTCGGCCGATGCACGGGCGGTGCCTGTGACAAGCACCCCTTCCATGACCGACTCAAGGCGGATCTCCAGCTCGACCGGCGCGCCCTGCGGCACTCCGATGACCCCTTCGATGCCGAAGGCGCCCGGCGAACCCGGCGCTTCGATCTCACGGGTCAGCCGCTGCTGCGCACCAGGACGCCGACCCAGCTCGTGTGTGTCGAACACGAGGGGGTTTCGGTGGTCGAGGCGCGTGCTCAGGGCTTTTCCTGCTTTCGAATCCTGGAAGTTCATACGAGGGGCCGCCGCACTGAAGCGGTGAGAACACCGCTCGGGTGGGCAGCCCGGGTCGCGGACGTATGCGCGACCGAAGAGCCAGGATACTGGACCATTCGCTCTCGGCCCAATCCGACCCCGAAGCGCCCCTCAGCGGCCCTGCTCGTACTGGCGCAGCTGCTCGGCACTGATCATGGTCGTGTCGAAGAGGCTGGTCTCCTCCAGCGCCGCGGGCGCCTCGTACCGAGGCTGCTCGTAGCCCTGCCGGCCCGCCTGGTCGTAGCCCTGCTGCGCGGCCTGCTCGTAGCCCTGCTGCCCCGGCTGCTGATAGCCCTGCTGCTGGTAGGCGTACTGGTCCTGCTGCTGGTACACGGCGTACGGATCCTGCTGGCCGTACGCCTGCTGCTGGTACGCGTACTGGTCCTGCTGCTGATACCCGTACGGATCGGGCTGCTGCTGGGGCGGGTAGGGCTGCTGGGCCGGGGGCGCCGCCGGGACCGGTGGGGCCTGGTCCTGGGGCTGCGAGGCGGGCTGGGCGGCGGCAGCGGGGCCCGCGAGGTCCGCCAGGTATTCCGCGTCGGTGGTGTGGCCCTGGGCGCCGCCGGCCTCGCCGAGGGTGCCGAGCTCGTCGGCGGGGGCGCGGCCGTGCAGGGTCTGGCGGCCCTTGCCGACCGCCTCCAGGGTCTTGGCGAGGACCGCCTCGAAGGCGCCGAGCTTGGCGTCGACGTACGCGTCGGCGTCGCGGCGCAGCGTCTCGGGGTCGTGGCTGCGCTCGGGGGCGTCCTCGTCCTCGTACCCCTGCTCGTCCAGGCCGGGTCCGGTGCCGAGGAGCTTCTCGCGGCCGCGGCCGACGGAACCGAGGGTCTTGGTGAGGACGACCTCGAAGTTGGCGAGCTTGCTGTCCACGTAGTCGTCGGCCTCGACGCGGACCTCCTCGGCGGCCTGGCGGGCCTCGGTGAGGATGCGCTCGCCCTCGCCCTGGGAGCGGCGGGCGACCTCCGTGTCGGAGATCAGCGAGCCGCGCTCGGCGTGCGCGGTCTCGATGATCCGCTCCGCCTCCTGGCGGGCCTGCTCGACCAGCTGCTCGCGGCCCCCGATGAGCTCCTGGGCCTGCGCGAGGGAGCCGGGCAGCGCCTGGCGCACCTCTTCGAGCATCGAGAGCAGATCGGCGCGGTTGACCACGCACGAGGCCGACATGGGCATGGACCGGGCGCTGCCGATCGCCTCGACGATCTCGTCGATCTTCTTCTGCACGTCCACCGTGTGCTCGCCACTCTCTACCGCTGGTTGTGAGACGGACGGGACGACTGTAAGGCCATGGGGCGCCCGCCCGACACCGGGTGACGAGCCGTCAGTGGGTCACTTCTTGCCCAGGCGTTCGGTCAGGGCCTCGTGGACCAGCGGCGGCAGCAGGTGGGCGACGTCGCCGCCCCAGGCCGCGACCTCCTTGACCAACGAGGAGGACAGGAAGCTGTAGGTGGGGTTCGTCGGCACGAACAGGGTCTCGACGCCCGAGAGTCCGTTGTTCATCTGGGCCATCTGGAGTTCGTAGTCGAAGTCGCTGACCGCGCGCAGGCCCTTGACGATGGCCGGGATGTCGCGCTGCTTGCAGAAGTCGACGAGGAGGCCGTGGAAGGACTCGACCTCGACGTTGCCGAAGTCGGCGGTGACCGCGCGGATCAGCTCGATCCGCTCCTCGATCTCGAACAGGCCCTTCTTCGACTGATTGATCATCACCGCGACGTGCACCACGTCGTACAGCTTGGAAGCGCGGGCGATGATGTCGAGGTGTCCATTGGTGATGGGGTCGAATGACCCCGGACAGACGGCGCGGCGCAACGTGAGTCCCTCGCTCTCCGGTCCGGTCATGGCGCGATCACTGAGTCGTCGCACGTAGAGGCGGCGCGACCGTACCAAAACGTCCCTTCGCCGTAGCGACGGGACCTGAGGGGTTCGAAACCCTCGGGCCAGCCGAATTCTCCGCCTCTTGTACTGCGTTCAACGGTGACGAGCGCGTCGTCCGTGAGCCAGCTTTCCGAGCGGAGTGTGAGCAGGATCTCCCGAAGATCGTCGTCGGTGACGGCGTACGGAGGGTCGAGAAAGACCAGGTCGTACGGGATGGTGGGGGTGCCGGAGCGGACGATCTGGGCCGCTTTGCCCGCTCTGACCTCGGCGCCCGGCAGACCGACCGCCTTCACGTTCTCCCGGATGGTGCGCGCGGCCCTGGCGTCCGCCTCGACCAGCAGGGTGTGTCCGGCGCCGCGGGAGAGCGCCTCCAGGCCGACGGCCCCCGAGCCCGCGTAGAGATCGAGGACGCGCGTCCCGTCGAGCGTGCCGTGCAGGGCCTGCCAGGTGGAGAAGAGGCCCTCGCGCGCCCGGTCGGAGGTGGGGCGGGTGCCGTTGCCCGGCGGGACGGCCAGGCGGCGTCCGCCGGCCGTGCCGGCGATCACGCGGGTCATCTGATTCCTTCTGGCTCGCTGGTGGGCGCCCCGTTGATGGGCTCACCCCACGATATGGCGTGCACGGGCCTCACCCCTTGTCGAGGTACTGCTCGCGCTCGGCGTCGAGCAGGGCGTCGAGCGCGGTGCGCAGCTCGGGCAGCCGCTCCAGGTCGGGGTCGGCGGCGACCACGGTGACCGCCTCGTCCCTGGCGGCCGCGATGACCTCCTCGTCCTCGATGACGGCGAGCATCCGCAGGCTGGAGCGGACGCCGGACTGGGCCTGGCCGAGCACGTCGCCCTCGCGGCGCTGCTCCAGGTCGATGCGGGAGAGCTCGAAGCCGTCGGTCGTCGAGGCGACGGCACCCAGGCGGGCCCTGGCGGGACTGGCCTCGGGCATGTCGGTGACCAGGAGGCAGAGGCCCGCGGCCGAGCCACGGCCGACGCGGCCGCGCAGCTGGTGCAGCTGGGAGACGCCGAAGCGGTCCGCGTCCATGATCACCATCGCGGTGGCGTTCGGGACGTTCACCCCCACCTCGATGACCGTCGTCGCGACCAGGACCTGGGTCTCGCCCGCGGCGAAGCGGCGCATCACCGCGTCCTTGTCGTCGGGCTGCATGCGGCCGTGCAGGACCTCGACCTTCAGGCCCTGGAGCGGGCCGCGGGCGAGCTGCTCGGCGACGTCGAGGACGGCGAGCGGCGGCCGCTTCTCGGCGGTGGCCTCCTCCTCCGCCTTCTTCTCGGCCTTCTTCGCGGCCTTCTTCTTGGCCTTCGGGTCCGCGGGCTCGTCGGCGTCGTCGCCGATGCAGGGGCAGACCACGTACGCCTGGTGGCCCTTCTCCACCTCCTCGCGCACGCGCTCCCACGCGCGGGCGAGGAAGTGCGGCTTGTCCTGGGCGGGGACGACGTGGCTGGCGATCGGCGAACGCCCTGCGGGGAGCTGGTCGAGGACGGACGTCTCCAGGTCGCCGAAGACCGTCATCGCGACCGTGCGCGGGATGGGGGTGGCCGTCATGACCAGGAGGTGCGGGGGCTGCTTGCCCTTGCCGCGCAGGGCGTCGCGCTGCTCGACGCCGAAGCGGTGCTGCTCGTCGACGACGACCAGGCCCAGGTCGTGGAACTGGACCTTGTCCTCGATCAGCGCGTGCGTGCCGATGACGATGCCCGCCTCGCCGGTGACCAGGTCGAGCAGGGCCTGCCGACGGCCCGCCGCGCCCATGGAGCCGGTGAGCAGCGTGACCTTGGTGGCCTGCTCGGCGCCGCCCAGCATGCCGCCCTCGGCGAGCTCGCCCATCATCTCGACGATGGAGCGGTGGTGCTGCTGGGCGAGGACCTCGGTGGGCGCGAGCATCGCGGCCTGCCCGCCCGCGTCCACGACGGCGAGCATGGCGCGCAGGGCGACCATCGTCTTCCCGGAACCGACCTCGCCCTGGAGGAGGCGGTGCATCGGGTGCTCGGTCGCGAGGTCGTCGAAGATCTCCTTGGAGACCTTCTCCTGCCCCTCGGTGAGCGTGAAGGGCAGCTTGGCGTCGAAGGCGTCGAGGAGGCCGCCCTCCTTGGGCCTGCGGGCGACGGCGGGCAGCTGCGCGTCCGCGTACCGCCGCCTGGCCAGGGCGACTTGGAGGACGAACGCCTCGTCCCACTTCAGGCGGTCCCTCGCGGCGGCGACGTCCGCCTTCGAATGCGGCCGGTGGATCTTCAGGAGGGCTTCGGTGAGCGGGACGAGGCCGCGGCCGTCGCGGAGGGCGGGCGGCAGCGGGTCCACCGCCTCCTGGGCGCTGGGCAGCACCATGTCGACCGACTTGGCGATCTTCCAGGACTCCAGCTTGGCGGTGGCCGGATAGA contains these protein-coding regions:
- the mutM gene encoding bifunctional DNA-formamidopyrimidine glycosylase/DNA-(apurinic or apyrimidinic site) lyase, whose translation is MPELPEVEVVRRGLERWVSGRVVSDVQVLHPRAVRRHVAGGEDFGARLKGHRIGLAQRRGKYLWLPLADSAQSVLAHLGMSGQLLVQPHDADDEKHLRIRVRFDDAQGTELRFVDQRTFGGLSLHDNTADGLPDVIAHIARDPLDEAFDDAAFHLALRGRRTTIKRALLDQSLISGVGNIYADEALWRSRLHYERPTGTFTRPRTAELLGHVRDVMNAALAVGGTSFDSLYVNVNGESGYFDRSLDAYGREDEPCRRCGTAIRRRPWMNRSSYFCPRCQRPPRASS
- the coaD gene encoding pantetheine-phosphate adenylyltransferase, whose translation is MRRAVCPGSFDPITNGHLDIIARASKLYDVVHVAVMINQSKKGLFEIEERIELIRAVTADFGNVEVESFHGLLVDFCKQRDIPAIVKGLRAVSDFDYELQMAQMNNGLSGVETLFVPTNPTYSFLSSSLVKEVAAWGGDVAHLLPPLVHEALTERLGKK
- a CDS encoding CAP domain-containing protein; amino-acid sequence: MGRHRRSGAGRAAATPENHPGTVSHRRRGRAFKPVRTGLLGVSAAVAMGAVAVASGVLPGSDSYQLGGDEPAKVRSAGSPSAVDTQGGSGGSAERGEASAPSRGTGRPEAPAPTPSKADPEPSKTPGKSAEKPTPKAPEPDADKNDKSDKKKAPSPSRTPREKPDAPAPSVQSPSAESAAEAAVLTLVNQERAKAGCRPVRADSKLAKLAGDFSADMAARDFFAHTDPDGATPWDRAEKAGIPDLGGENIARGQADAQSVMDAWMNSAGHRANILNCDYKTMGVGVHFGTGGPWWTQDFGF
- a CDS encoding YceD family protein, which gives rise to MNFQDSKAGKALSTRLDHRNPLVFDTHELGRRPGAQQRLTREIEAPGSPGAFGIEGVIGVPQGAPVELEIRLESVMEGVLVTGTARASAEGECVRCLEPLELELDADFQEMFSYPDADDRGRTAEPADDAEEDEDRLYLEDGLFDLEPVLRDAVVLALPMQPVCQDDCQGLCSECGVRLADDPDHHHEAVDIRWAALQGLAGTIQDGEKDEMSGGAPRSAHADEKQEK
- a CDS encoding acylphosphatase; translation: MNEEVRLTAWVRGRVQAVGFRWFTRAKALEIGGLSGFALNLDDGRVQVVAEGPRAGCQTLLDWLREGDTPGRVDGVTEIWDTPRGIYDTFAIR
- the recG gene encoding ATP-dependent DNA helicase RecG, whose translation is MDLVPALEEPLKKVVGPATAKVMAEHLDLHTVGDLLHHYPRRYAERGELTRLAELPLDEHVTVVAQVASARILTFNGGRGQRLEVTITDGSGQVQLVFFGRGIHKPHKDLLPGTRAMFAGKVSVFNRKMQLAHPAYELLKAEGDEVGEAIGSWAGALLPIYPATAKLESWKIAKSVDMVLPSAQEAVDPLPPALRDGRGLVPLTEALLKIHRPHSKADVAAARDRLKWDEAFVLQVALARRRYADAQLPAVARRPKEGGLLDAFDAKLPFTLTEGQEKVSKEIFDDLATEHPMHRLLQGEVGSGKTMVALRAMLAVVDAGGQAAMLAPTEVLAQQHHRSIVEMMGELAEGGMLGGAEQATKVTLLTGSMGAAGRRQALLDLVTGEAGIVIGTHALIEDKVQFHDLGLVVVDEQHRFGVEQRDALRGKGKQPPHLLVMTATPIPRTVAMTVFGDLETSVLDQLPAGRSPIASHVVPAQDKPHFLARAWERVREEVEKGHQAYVVCPCIGDDADEPADPKAKKKAAKKAEKKAEEEATAEKRPPLAVLDVAEQLARGPLQGLKVEVLHGRMQPDDKDAVMRRFAAGETQVLVATTVIEVGVNVPNATAMVIMDADRFGVSQLHQLRGRVGRGSAAGLCLLVTDMPEASPARARLGAVASTTDGFELSRIDLEQRREGDVLGQAQSGVRSSLRMLAVIEDEEVIAAARDEAVTVVAADPDLERLPELRTALDALLDAEREQYLDKG
- the rpmF gene encoding 50S ribosomal protein L32; protein product: MAVPKRKMSRSNTRHRRSQWKAAVPTLVSCERCQEPKQQHIACPSCGTYNKRQVLEV
- the rsmD gene encoding 16S rRNA (guanine(966)-N(2))-methyltransferase RsmD; the protein is MTRVIAGTAGGRRLAVPPGNGTRPTSDRAREGLFSTWQALHGTLDGTRVLDLYAGSGAVGLEALSRGAGHTLLVEADARAARTIRENVKAVGLPGAEVRAGKAAQIVRSGTPTIPYDLVFLDPPYAVTDDDLREILLTLRSESWLTDDALVTVERSTRGGEFGWPEGFEPLRSRRYGEGTFWYGRAASTCDDSVIAP
- a CDS encoding winged helix-turn-helix transcriptional regulator, with the protein product MDSTDLAYDVFAKQCPSRTTLEHVTGRWGALTLGALHEGTFRFNELRRRVDGVSEKMLSQTLHALERDGLVRRDAQPTNPPRVDYQLTPLGREIAERLLTLIDFVQSRQDDVHKAQESYDEARGGR
- the rnc gene encoding ribonuclease III gives rise to the protein MRGTVSSPKKAEDAKKLAETTASSHTLLEGRLGYKLESALLVRALTHRSYAYENGGLPTNERLEFLGDSVLGLVVTDTLYTTHPDLPEGQLAKLRAAVVNSRALAEVSRGLELGSFIRLGRGEEGTGGRDKASILADTLEAVIGAVYLDQGLDAAGELVHRLFDPLIEKSSNLGAGLDWKTSLQELTAMESLGVPEYLVTESGPDHEKTFTAAARVGGVSYGTGTGRSKKEAEQQAAESAWRAIRAAADERLKAAEAAAAAVQPEGTADTPSA